From a single Nicotiana tomentosiformis chromosome 2, ASM39032v3, whole genome shotgun sequence genomic region:
- the LOC104103502 gene encoding bifunctional protein FolD 2-like, protein MTSPSDHKATIIDGKAIAQTIRSEIASEVRLLSEKYGKVPGLAVVIVGNRKDSQSYVNMKRKSCAELGIQSFDIDLPEDVAEDELISKVHELNANRDVHGILVQLPLPKHVNEERVLGEISLEKDVDGFHPLNIGKLAMKGRQPLFLPCTPKGCIELLHRSGISIKGKNAVVVGRSNIVGLPVSLLLLKEDATVTIVHSRTKEPEKIVREADIIIAAAGQAMMIKGSWIKPGAAVIDVGTNAVDDPTRKSGYRLVGDVDFQEACKVAGWITPVPGGVGPMTVAMLLKNTLDGAKRVIEK, encoded by the exons ATGACATCGCCATCAGATCACAAGGCTACCATCATTGATGGTAAAGCAATTGCTCAAACTATTCGTTCTGAGATTGCTTCTGAAGTCCGACTCCTTTCAGAAAAGTATGGCAAG GTCCCTGGCTTGGCAGTAGTCATTGTAGGAAATAGGAAGGATTCTCAAAGTTATGTGAATATGAAGAGAAAATCTTGTGCTGAACTTGGCATTCAATCTTTTGACATAGATCTCCCAGAGGACGTAGCTGAAGATGAATTGATTAGCAAGGTCCACGAGCTGAATGCTAATCGTGATGTACATG GTATACTGGTACAGCTTCCGTTACCAAAACATGTTAATGAAGAGAGAGTTCTAGGTGAAATCAGTCTAGAAAAGGATGTAGATGGCTTTCATCCTCTGAATATTGGCAAGCTTGCAATGAAAGGCAGACAACCCTTGTTCCTCCCTTGCACGCCTAAG GGATGCATTGAGCTTTTACATCGAAGTGGGATTAGCATAAAGGGGAAGAATGCAGTTGTGGTTGGTCGAAGTAACATTGTTGGATTACCAGTGTCTCTGCTGCTTCTGAAGGAAGATGCTACTGTTACTATAGTGCACTCACGCACCAAGGAGCCAGAAAAAATCGTTCGTGAAGCAGACATTATTATTGCTGCCGCAGGACAGGCTATGATG ATCAAAGGCAGCTGGATCAAACCTGGCGCTGCAGTAATTGACGTAGGGACAAATGCTGTAGATGATCCTACTAGGAAATCAGGTTATAGGCTTGTTGGAGACGTCGATTTTCAGGAAGCATGTAAGGTAGCTGGATGGATAACTCCAGTTCCGGGGGGTGTTGGACCAATGACTGTTGCAATGCTTCTCAAGAATACCTTAGATGGAGCTAAACGAGTTATCGAGAAGTAA